One genomic segment of Paenibacillus sp. FSL H8-0332 includes these proteins:
- a CDS encoding ferrous iron transporter B, which produces MESPHAINGQDPLDSLLATAKKLADKGAVRDEIVSGIYGVSAGICSDAVTYHDKKKLGSTYKLDNIVTSKIWGFPIMLAGLGLVFWITIAGANYPSGWIASLFSWIEGYLTAGFEAVHAPAWLHGVLVLGLYRGTSWVISVMLPPMMIFFPVFALLENFGYLPRVAFNMDRLFKKSGGHGKQALTMSMGFGCNAAAILSTRIIESPRERMLAILTNNFVPCNGRWPTLILLSSMFMVGATTTGALRTFSTALVLMGIVLVGIIVTLSVSWIMSKTALRGVPTHYTLELPPYRRPQIWKTIVRSSKEKSLNVLTRAIIVAAPAGIITWILGNLFVGGESVLNHMAAWFDPFAQLLGMDGFIIMAFILGLPANEIVLPILLMGYMSSGAMVDIEGLGSIKDIFLSHGWTWLTALNMMLFSLLHYPCGTTLVNIYKETKSLKWAVLSAVIPLAIAIGVTFAVASAARLFGWV; this is translated from the coding sequence ATGGAGTCACCGCATGCCATTAACGGCCAAGACCCGCTCGATTCCCTGCTCGCAACTGCGAAGAAGCTGGCAGACAAAGGGGCGGTCCGCGACGAGATCGTCAGCGGAATCTACGGCGTATCGGCTGGAATCTGCAGCGATGCTGTCACCTATCACGACAAGAAGAAGCTCGGCAGCACCTATAAGCTGGATAATATCGTCACCTCGAAAATCTGGGGCTTCCCCATTATGCTCGCCGGCCTTGGCCTGGTATTCTGGATTACCATTGCCGGAGCCAATTACCCTTCGGGCTGGATTGCCTCCCTCTTCAGCTGGATCGAAGGCTATCTGACCGCCGGCTTCGAGGCTGTTCATGCCCCGGCCTGGCTGCACGGCGTCCTTGTGCTGGGACTGTACCGTGGAACCTCATGGGTCATCAGCGTCATGCTGCCGCCTATGATGATTTTCTTCCCGGTGTTCGCGCTGCTGGAGAATTTCGGGTATCTGCCCCGGGTTGCTTTTAATATGGACCGCTTATTCAAGAAATCCGGGGGGCATGGCAAGCAGGCCTTGACGATGTCGATGGGCTTCGGCTGCAACGCTGCCGCTATTCTGTCCACCCGCATTATTGAATCGCCCCGCGAACGGATGCTGGCCATTCTGACCAACAACTTCGTCCCGTGCAACGGCCGCTGGCCTACGCTTATTCTGCTCTCCTCCATGTTCATGGTCGGGGCAACCACCACCGGGGCACTGCGTACCTTCTCGACTGCGCTGGTGCTGATGGGGATCGTGCTGGTCGGAATTATCGTCACCCTGAGCGTATCGTGGATCATGTCCAAAACGGCGCTGCGCGGTGTGCCTACCCACTACACCCTGGAGCTGCCGCCTTACCGCCGCCCGCAGATCTGGAAGACCATTGTCCGCTCCTCCAAGGAAAAATCCCTCAATGTCCTGACCCGCGCCATCATCGTGGCTGCTCCGGCAGGGATTATCACCTGGATTCTCGGCAATCTGTTTGTCGGCGGTGAGAGTGTGCTGAATCATATGGCAGCCTGGTTCGATCCGTTCGCACAGCTGCTCGGCATGGACGGCTTCATTATTATGGCCTTCATCCTCGGCCTGCCCGCTAACGAGATTGTGCTGCCTATCCTGCTAATGGGCTACATGTCCTCTGGGGCCATGGTCGATATCGAAGGTCTCGGCAGCATTAAGGACATCTTCCTGAGCCACGGCTGGACCTGGCTGACGGCGCTGAATATGATGCTGTTCTCCCTGCTCCACTATCCTTGCGGCACCACACTCGTGAACATCTACAAGGAGACCAAAAGCCTGAAGTGGGCCGTGCTCTCCGCTGTAATCCCGCTCGCTATCGCTATCGGCGTAACCTTCGCGGTGGCTTCGGCGGCGCGGCTGTTCGGCTGGGTGTAA
- a CDS encoding FeoB small GTPase domain-containing protein, translated as MSEYTVAFAGNPNTGKSTLFNLLTGMRQHTGNWAGKTVVTAEGHFTHKEHTYRAVDLPGTYSLYSNSADEEAARDYIIFEEPDVTLVVLDATSLERNLNLALQVLEITGRAVVCINLIDEAKRLGIDINLKRIAERLGVPVTAISARNGIGIEALLDQVARVATGEFKAEPLKITYNEEIEQGIAELIPMVEQTVGARYPARWIALRLLDGDHSLLASLRAHMGRKGISVAKEVARHGVTACH; from the coding sequence ATGAGTGAGTATACCGTAGCTTTTGCCGGCAACCCCAATACAGGCAAGAGCACGCTGTTCAACCTGTTGACCGGGATGCGCCAGCACACCGGCAACTGGGCCGGCAAAACCGTAGTTACCGCCGAAGGGCACTTCACCCACAAGGAGCATACTTACCGGGCCGTTGACCTTCCCGGCACCTATTCGCTCTACTCCAACTCCGCCGATGAAGAGGCGGCCCGGGACTATATTATTTTTGAGGAACCGGATGTAACGCTGGTGGTTCTGGATGCAACGTCGCTGGAGCGCAACCTCAATCTGGCCCTGCAGGTGCTGGAGATTACCGGACGCGCCGTGGTCTGCATCAATCTGATCGATGAAGCCAAGCGGCTGGGCATTGATATTAATCTGAAGCGGATTGCGGAGCGCCTCGGGGTGCCTGTCACGGCCATTTCGGCCCGTAACGGAATCGGCATCGAAGCGCTGCTGGATCAGGTCGCACGCGTAGCGACCGGTGAATTCAAGGCAGAGCCGCTGAAGATCACCTACAACGAGGAGATTGAGCAAGGCATTGCCGAGCTGATCCCGATGGTGGAACAGACGGTCGGCGCCAGATATCCGGCACGCTGGATTGCCCTGCGCCTGCTGGACGGTGATCACAGCCTGCTGGCTTCCCTCAGAGCCCATATGGGACGCAAGGGTATATCTGTAGCGAAGGAGGTGGCCCGCCATGGAGTCACCGCATGCCATTAA
- a CDS encoding FeoA domain-containing protein, translated as MAGAVIPLSEATNGSTLRISGIEVQGVLRRRLLDLGFVVGNAVEVLRRSPLGDPTAYRISNTTIALRREESSLIYGELIGGGEG; from the coding sequence ATGGCTGGAGCCGTAATTCCATTGTCTGAAGCTACGAACGGCAGCACACTGAGGATCAGCGGCATCGAGGTTCAGGGCGTGCTGCGGAGAAGACTGCTTGATCTCGGGTTTGTTGTCGGCAATGCTGTAGAGGTGCTGCGGCGCAGCCCGCTTGGAGACCCTACAGCTTACCGGATCAGCAACACTACTATTGCCCTGCGGCGGGAAGAGAGTTCCCTGATTTATGGCGAACTGATTGGAGGCGGAGAAGGATGA
- a CDS encoding AraC family transcriptional regulator: MHYQLIHKSIEFIEQHLEEDLDLEKVAKAAGLSKYHFHRIFRKYVNKNVHEYIRARRLSQAANLLLYSETRILEIALQCGFESQEAFTRAFKEIYDLPPAQYRSQVRLLIQEREVFTMSEITGWYITGTHPENYKVEIDPRVCYKTSPSMHLHSNEQATQDDNGFGTLMQQFQAREYRGRRMRFSGFVRTEDVTGWSGLWMRVDDNQQNMLAFDNMQNRSIQGTTEWNHYACVMDIPSEADVINIGILLSGSGKVWLGECEFEEVGKDVPVTDGSTGAENLPSGPQNLKFDQQ; encoded by the coding sequence ATGCACTACCAATTGATTCACAAGAGCATCGAGTTTATTGAGCAGCATTTGGAAGAGGATTTGGATTTGGAGAAGGTGGCTAAGGCAGCGGGGTTGTCCAAATATCATTTTCACCGGATTTTTCGGAAATATGTGAATAAAAATGTCCATGAATATATCCGGGCCCGCCGTCTCAGCCAAGCAGCCAATCTCCTGCTGTACTCCGAGACACGTATTCTTGAGATTGCGCTGCAGTGCGGCTTTGAGAGTCAGGAGGCTTTTACAAGAGCTTTCAAGGAAATTTATGATTTGCCGCCTGCCCAGTACAGATCGCAGGTGAGACTATTGATTCAAGAAAGAGAGGTATTTACAATGTCAGAGATTACAGGCTGGTATATTACAGGTACCCACCCGGAGAACTATAAGGTAGAGATCGATCCCCGCGTCTGCTATAAGACAAGTCCCTCCATGCATCTTCATTCCAATGAACAGGCTACGCAGGACGACAATGGTTTTGGAACCTTGATGCAGCAGTTTCAGGCAAGAGAGTATCGGGGGAGACGGATGCGCTTCTCCGGGTTCGTAAGAACGGAGGATGTCACCGGCTGGAGCGGCCTGTGGATGAGAGTGGATGATAATCAGCAGAATATGTTAGCTTTTGATAACATGCAGAACCGGAGCATACAAGGAACCACGGAATGGAACCACTATGCCTGCGTAATGGATATTCCGTCCGAAGCTGACGTGATCAATATCGGAATTCTGCTGAGCGGAAGCGGGAAGGTGTGGCTGGGGGAGTGTGAATTTGAGGAAGTAGGCAAGGATGTACCCGTAACAGATGGCTCTACAGGTGCGGAGAACCTTCCGTCCGGGCCGCAGAATCTGAAGTTCGACCAGCAGTAA
- a CDS encoding endospore germination permease, translated as MPNKEQVSSLQIAFMIMLFEIGSTPLFLLGGTAKQDSWLAMCIGSAAGFILLLLLMWIQWRSPGTDLIGMLKLHFGKLPGAFIGGVYSLYFAYQSMRNVRDLGELTAMTMLPRTPMSVTMLVFVLLALYAIWKGAEVVFRLPEVLLPVMLFFYILLVIMLGMMGSIDFGRLSPVLGGGLMPVIEAALPEIVSFPFGQMIVFLMLWSLWEKPGLPVKYTVNAYLLISLFLIFMNALNVAVLGPTISGISQLPFLKTVRTLSNLKFVERLDILVTVQLFVGLLIKMMIFYFCSVKALAELTGKPAKWWVFPVGAIIYGSSFLERDYTQHIAIGLGPSLKLDPLFQVAIPLLLALSIWVRGRLQRSA; from the coding sequence ATGCCCAACAAAGAACAGGTCTCTTCCCTCCAGATTGCGTTCATGATTATGCTGTTTGAGATCGGCAGCACGCCGCTGTTCCTGCTCGGAGGCACGGCGAAGCAGGACTCCTGGCTGGCGATGTGTATAGGCTCCGCCGCCGGATTCATCCTGCTTCTGCTGCTGATGTGGATTCAGTGGCGCTCTCCGGGCACAGACCTGATCGGGATGCTTAAGCTCCATTTCGGCAAGCTTCCGGGAGCCTTCATCGGCGGTGTCTATAGCCTGTATTTTGCCTATCAGTCCATGCGTAATGTCCGCGATCTCGGGGAACTGACGGCGATGACCATGCTGCCAAGAACACCCATGTCTGTCACGATGCTTGTTTTTGTGTTGCTTGCGCTATACGCCATCTGGAAGGGGGCCGAGGTTGTATTCAGGCTGCCCGAGGTCCTGCTGCCCGTGATGCTTTTCTTCTATATCCTGCTCGTTATCATGCTTGGAATGATGGGATCTATCGACTTCGGCCGTCTGTCACCTGTCCTTGGGGGCGGGCTGATGCCGGTGATTGAAGCTGCGCTGCCGGAAATCGTCTCGTTCCCCTTCGGGCAGATGATTGTTTTTCTGATGCTGTGGTCCTTATGGGAGAAGCCTGGTCTGCCTGTAAAATATACGGTGAATGCCTATCTGCTCATCAGCCTGTTCCTGATCTTCATGAACGCGCTCAATGTGGCTGTCCTTGGCCCGACCATCTCGGGAATCAGCCAGCTGCCTTTTCTCAAAACCGTCCGCACTTTATCCAACCTCAAATTTGTGGAACGGCTTGATATCCTGGTGACTGTCCAGCTCTTCGTGGGGCTGCTGATCAAGATGATGATCTTCTATTTCTGTTCCGTAAAAGCTCTTGCAGAGCTGACCGGCAAACCGGCCAAATGGTGGGTCTTCCCTGTGGGGGCAATCATCTACGGCTCCTCCTTCCTGGAACGGGATTACACCCAGCATATCGCCATCGGCCTGGGGCCAAGCCTGAAGCTTGACCCGCTCTTTCAGGTCGCCATTCCGCTGCTGCTGGCCCTGTCGATCTGGGTGCGGGGCCGGTTACAGCGTTCAGCTTGA
- a CDS encoding Ger(x)C family spore germination protein, which produces MMNKPGYLLRLLLTLPLLSLLLSGCWDDRELNELGITSGSAYDWENNQWKATYQVINPSSGASGMGGGGGGSTSSPPFLTFTVKGRTIMEAIERTNLTSTREMFFSHSRITVIGESLARHGINQLIDMFLRKQDARETVFVFITQGDAGDILDQLMQMTKNQGAGIQLMIEQEAKLVSYYPGTRLYELAMALSSESRSAVLPEILLTGPQTMDETSETGVTDLPSRLALGRLGVIKGDTFVGWLSQKQAFGLSFLTNSIDSATIAFASQPTKSDKLDASFILQNSATTVRPVWDKDHYVMNIEVKGSGVLTELGSVMDLNDRKAIREMEASLEQRVLSLVNDSWTEVKRLGADVTGFAVRIHRSDRKRWKQIEEEKSWDRVFQEIEIRPQVSIKIERTGLSNKSFKSVQQE; this is translated from the coding sequence ATGATGAACAAACCGGGCTATCTGCTGCGCCTCCTGCTCACTCTCCCGCTTCTCTCTCTTCTGCTCTCTGGTTGTTGGGATGACCGGGAGCTTAACGAGCTGGGCATTACCTCCGGCTCCGCCTATGACTGGGAGAACAATCAGTGGAAAGCGACCTATCAGGTGATCAACCCTTCATCGGGGGCCAGCGGTATGGGGGGCGGCGGAGGCGGCAGTACCAGTTCGCCGCCGTTCCTCACCTTCACCGTCAAAGGCCGGACGATCATGGAGGCCATTGAACGAACCAATCTGACCAGTACACGGGAGATGTTCTTCTCCCACTCCAGAATAACCGTCATTGGTGAGAGCCTCGCCAGGCACGGGATTAATCAGCTGATTGATATGTTCCTGCGCAAGCAGGATGCAAGGGAAACTGTATTCGTATTTATAACCCAGGGGGACGCCGGTGATATCCTGGATCAGCTTATGCAGATGACCAAAAATCAGGGGGCCGGTATCCAGCTCATGATTGAACAGGAAGCGAAGCTCGTATCCTATTATCCCGGAACCCGCCTGTATGAGCTGGCTATGGCCCTCTCCTCCGAGTCCCGAAGTGCCGTGTTGCCGGAAATTCTCCTGACGGGTCCCCAGACGATGGATGAGACCAGCGAGACAGGCGTTACAGATCTGCCTTCGCGCCTGGCGCTGGGAAGACTCGGAGTCATCAAAGGGGATACGTTCGTGGGGTGGCTCAGCCAGAAGCAGGCTTTTGGCCTCTCTTTTCTGACCAATAGCATCGACTCTGCGACCATCGCCTTCGCCTCTCAGCCTACGAAGAGTGACAAGCTGGACGCCTCATTTATTCTGCAGAATTCGGCCACTACGGTTCGCCCCGTCTGGGATAAGGATCATTATGTGATGAATATTGAGGTCAAAGGCAGCGGAGTACTCACCGAGCTTGGGAGCGTCATGGATCTGAATGACCGCAAGGCCATCCGTGAGATGGAAGCCTCTCTTGAACAGCGGGTGCTGAGTCTTGTCAATGATTCATGGACGGAGGTCAAGCGGCTGGGGGCCGACGTCACGGGATTTGCCGTGAGAATCCACCGGAGCGACCGCAAGCGCTGGAAGCAGATCGAAGAGGAGAAAAGCTGGGACCGCGTATTTCAAGAGATTGAGATCCGCCCGCAGGTCTCGATCAAGATTGAACGGACCGGCCTCAGCAATAAATCGTTCAAATCCGTTCAACAGGAGTAA
- a CDS encoding endospore germination permease, whose protein sequence is MNGKIGTTQAAMLVVNTILPTATVVLPIIISTYAEQDAPLAIILSTVAGLLIAWIVGAVIQSSNGAPFLEWVGEKSSPVVAVILGLLMLQFYLDTTATILREFVNFIKDNVLINTPITVLVILILFITIYMVRQGIEAIARVNSLVILLYLFFVPLYLFGLYTDLNVHHLLPMFDHNLAEITLASLTPTAWMSEVAVLLFLAPYLQYPQRAKIIGWTGLLFVAVLMMFSLIIALMVFGPEFIKLSSYPGFATVSILRIGRFIEKLDILFISYWVLSIYLKFAIFLFVTVECFKQTFRVSSSRPFIGALGLIIALECLFTWQSAAKLNVYNQEGRFVVFFLFNVLVPLGAVLLNRVHKARSKRKGLET, encoded by the coding sequence ATGAATGGAAAAATCGGCACCACCCAAGCCGCCATGCTTGTCGTCAATACCATCCTGCCGACCGCCACTGTCGTACTGCCTATCATTATCAGCACCTATGCAGAGCAGGACGCTCCGCTCGCCATTATTCTGTCTACTGTGGCGGGGCTGCTCATTGCATGGATCGTCGGGGCTGTGATTCAGAGCAGCAACGGCGCTCCTTTTCTGGAGTGGGTAGGGGAGAAAAGTTCCCCTGTGGTCGCAGTCATCCTGGGTCTGCTAATGCTCCAGTTCTACCTGGACACCACCGCAACCATTCTGCGGGAATTCGTCAATTTCATTAAAGACAATGTCCTGATCAACACCCCGATCACGGTGCTGGTCATACTTATTCTCTTCATTACTATCTATATGGTTCGGCAGGGCATTGAAGCGATCGCCAGAGTGAACAGTCTGGTTATTCTGCTCTATCTGTTCTTCGTGCCGCTGTACCTGTTCGGGCTCTACACTGATCTGAATGTGCATCATCTGCTGCCCATGTTCGATCATAATCTGGCTGAGATCACCCTGGCGAGCCTGACACCGACTGCATGGATGTCTGAAGTGGCGGTGCTGCTGTTCCTGGCTCCTTACCTGCAATATCCGCAGCGGGCCAAAATTATCGGCTGGACAGGCCTGCTGTTCGTTGCCGTCCTAATGATGTTCTCCCTGATTATAGCCCTGATGGTCTTCGGCCCGGAATTCATTAAGCTGAGCAGCTACCCCGGCTTCGCTACTGTCAGCATCCTCCGGATCGGCCGGTTCATAGAGAAGCTGGATATTCTCTTCATCTCTTATTGGGTGCTGTCGATCTATCTCAAATTCGCCATCTTCCTGTTCGTGACGGTGGAGTGCTTCAAGCAGACGTTCCGGGTCAGCAGCAGCCGACCCTTCATTGGCGCGCTGGGCCTGATCATCGCCCTGGAATGCCTGTTCACCTGGCAAAGCGCAGCCAAGCTCAATGTCTATAACCAGGAGGGAAGGTTCGTGGTCTTCTTCCTGTTCAATGTCCTGGTACCGCTAGGCGCGGTCTTGCTGAACAGGGTGCACAAGGCCCGCTCTAAGCGGAAGGGGCTGGAGACATGA
- a CDS encoding spore germination protein has translation MPQQTKKSRQTTKDTVETSVPAPLPLKLSLEDNLQELSRRIGSSSDIVIRHYKSEAKPPLSLAFIYIDGLVNADTVNQSVLQSLMENSTLNGDQITTEAAFDLIKEHILPVGGVKEARTLEVLLPLLFEGYTLILFEGLPVALAADTSGWEKRSINEPTSQGVIRGPKEGFTESLRTGTSMLRRRLKTTDLRIEEYKIGQRTGTGIALVYLKGLASEQVLTEIRRRLNAINTDAILESNYIEEFIQDGGLTPFPTIQNTERPDAIAGGILEGQVGIIIDGTPFALLAPSTFFNFFQSSEDYYQRYDISSFLRLIRYGAFFVSMLLPALYIAVTTFHQEMLPTTLLISLAAQREGVPLPAFAEALLMELTFDVLREAGVRMPRTIGPAISIVGALVLGQAAVQAGLVSAAMVIVVSFTAISNFVIPSLAIANSIRLIRFIMMFIAASLGLFGIMSFLMVLLIHMAGLRSFGVPYLSPVAPMIPRYLKDIFIRVPLWSMDIRPKTNLGKETRRQAPNQKPQPVENTANPSPAQPKPQGEGPA, from the coding sequence ATGCCTCAGCAAACGAAGAAGAGCCGCCAGACTACCAAAGATACCGTAGAAACCTCCGTGCCTGCACCGCTTCCGCTGAAGCTCTCCCTTGAGGATAATTTGCAGGAACTCAGCCGCCGGATCGGCAGCAGCTCGGATATTGTCATCCGCCATTATAAGAGTGAAGCCAAGCCTCCCCTTTCCCTTGCCTTCATCTATATTGACGGTCTGGTCAACGCTGATACTGTCAATCAGTCAGTACTCCAGTCCTTAATGGAGAACAGCACGCTGAACGGAGACCAGATTACCACAGAAGCTGCCTTCGACCTGATAAAGGAGCACATTCTGCCGGTTGGGGGAGTGAAGGAGGCCCGGACTCTGGAGGTGCTGCTGCCCTTGCTTTTTGAAGGCTATACCCTGATTCTGTTCGAGGGGCTTCCGGTCGCACTGGCCGCCGACACCTCCGGCTGGGAGAAAAGAAGCATTAATGAGCCGACCTCCCAAGGGGTTATCCGCGGGCCCAAAGAGGGCTTCACAGAGAGCCTGCGCACCGGGACCTCCATGCTGCGCCGCCGCCTGAAAACCACCGATCTGCGGATTGAGGAATATAAAATCGGCCAGCGTACCGGGACCGGGATTGCCCTCGTTTATTTGAAGGGCCTCGCCAGTGAACAGGTGCTAACCGAAATCCGCCGCCGGTTGAACGCCATCAATACCGATGCCATTCTGGAGAGCAATTATATTGAAGAATTCATACAGGACGGCGGCCTGACGCCTTTTCCCACCATTCAGAATACCGAACGTCCCGACGCCATAGCCGGGGGCATTCTGGAAGGTCAAGTCGGGATTATCATTGACGGCACTCCCTTTGCGCTGCTGGCTCCGTCTACCTTCTTCAATTTCTTTCAATCCAGCGAGGATTACTACCAGCGGTATGATATTTCCTCCTTTCTGCGGCTGATCCGCTATGGAGCGTTCTTCGTCTCTATGCTGCTGCCGGCACTCTATATTGCCGTCACTACCTTTCACCAGGAGATGCTGCCGACCACACTGCTGATCAGTCTGGCTGCCCAGCGGGAAGGGGTTCCGCTCCCCGCCTTCGCAGAGGCGCTGCTGATGGAGCTGACCTTCGACGTCCTGCGTGAAGCGGGGGTACGTATGCCGCGGACCATCGGACCGGCTATCTCTATTGTAGGTGCGCTGGTGCTGGGGCAGGCTGCCGTTCAGGCCGGGCTGGTCTCGGCGGCGATGGTCATTGTGGTTTCTTTTACCGCCATCTCGAACTTCGTGATTCCGTCACTGGCCATCGCCAACTCCATCCGGCTGATACGCTTTATAATGATGTTTATCGCCGCATCGCTTGGGTTGTTCGGCATCATGTCCTTCTTGATGGTACTGCTGATTCATATGGCAGGCCTGCGTTCCTTCGGGGTGCCCTACCTGTCTCCGGTAGCGCCGATGATTCCGCGTTATCTGAAGGATATCTTCATCCGCGTTCCGCTGTGGAGCATGGACATACGTCCCAAAACTAACCTGGGCAAGGAGACCCGCAGACAAGCCCCTAACCAGAAGCCACAGCCCGTGGAAAACACAGCTAATCCATCACCGGCACAGCCTAAGCCGCAGGGAGAGGGTCCAGCATGA
- a CDS encoding phosphodiester glycosidase family protein codes for MKKMLTLFTAFCLLAVLLPALQSGAAAAPQAKLAVYVDKENHSFIPLRFLNGFAGIQSVLTASGGQIQMSRGGNSIIFTPGKPGASVNGKPVTVSVRPFSENGTTYVPLSLVSQTLGIQLQWNREAGSLTLTSGAETGTAETATLPVQNGSLIKSGSPAVVSGHHTYKVGGRSFSVQTVTVSLLHPSVKLDAVLAGNTVGKTEALASIAKRSNAAAAINGTFFAAYTDGAFKVPYGYIISGGKMLKNSSGDKRAVFAYDSNMLAELIPGSEFKARFDSGSVLGALQAGPRLLVNGKVALNVAGEGFRDPKILTGGGSRSALGITRDHKLILLTSGGATIPQLAEIMKQAGAYQAMNLDGGASSGLYYNGKYLTTPGRLISNALVVQTK; via the coding sequence ATGAAAAAAATGCTCACCCTCTTTACCGCCTTCTGTCTGCTGGCTGTCCTTCTTCCAGCACTGCAATCCGGTGCCGCTGCGGCGCCGCAGGCCAAGCTTGCCGTATATGTGGACAAGGAGAATCACTCCTTCATCCCGCTCCGCTTCCTGAACGGCTTCGCCGGTATCCAGTCTGTGCTCACCGCTTCGGGCGGCCAGATTCAGATGTCACGCGGCGGGAATTCCATTATCTTCACTCCAGGCAAGCCTGGGGCTTCCGTCAACGGCAAGCCCGTTACCGTAAGTGTGCGGCCTTTCAGTGAGAACGGGACCACCTATGTCCCCTTGTCTCTTGTAAGCCAGACACTCGGCATACAGCTCCAGTGGAATAGAGAAGCTGGGTCGCTCACGCTGACAAGCGGGGCTGAAACAGGCACCGCTGAGACAGCCACCCTGCCTGTACAGAACGGCAGCCTGATCAAGAGCGGCTCGCCCGCTGTAGTCAGCGGACATCATACCTACAAGGTCGGCGGCCGCTCCTTCAGCGTCCAGACGGTCACGGTCTCCCTGCTGCATCCTTCGGTGAAGCTGGATGCCGTTCTGGCCGGGAATACCGTCGGCAAGACGGAAGCCCTTGCCAGCATTGCCAAGCGCAGCAATGCCGCTGCCGCGATCAACGGCACGTTCTTCGCTGCCTATACTGACGGCGCCTTCAAAGTTCCTTACGGCTACATCATCAGCGGCGGGAAGATGCTGAAGAACAGTTCCGGAGACAAACGGGCTGTCTTCGCATACGACAGTAATATGCTGGCTGAGCTGATTCCGGGCAGTGAATTCAAGGCACGCTTCGATTCCGGTTCCGTTCTTGGCGCACTCCAGGCAGGACCACGGCTGCTGGTCAACGGGAAGGTCGCGCTGAATGTGGCGGGGGAAGGCTTCCGGGACCCCAAAATCCTTACCGGCGGAGGCTCCCGCAGCGCGCTGGGCATCACCCGCGACCACAAGCTGATTCTGCTGACCTCCGGCGGGGCAACCATCCCCCAGCTTGCGGAAATTATGAAGCAGGCCGGAGCCTACCAGGCAATGAACCTCGATGGCGGTGCCTCCAGCGGCCTCTACTACAACGGCAAGTATCTGACCACTCCGGGACGCCTGATCAGCAACGCGCTGGTTGTCCAGACTAAATAA
- a CDS encoding histidine phosphatase family protein, which produces MTRIGLIRHGSTRWNQEGRVQGHTDNPLDEEGFRQAGVLAERLSGEAWDYIYSSDLLRARQTAETIAGRLGIPLAGLVPGIREMNGGLIEGTTESERIERFGSQWKTMELKLELESQELARERGVRAIEELAARHPGSNVLVVSHGAILRSTLAGLVPSLDVSVLLKNTSITCLVKDNDSWSCELYNSAEHMDG; this is translated from the coding sequence ATGACAAGAATAGGCTTAATCCGGCACGGCAGCACACGCTGGAATCAGGAGGGCCGGGTACAGGGTCATACGGATAATCCTCTGGACGAGGAAGGCTTCCGGCAGGCCGGCGTGCTTGCGGAGCGGCTTAGCGGTGAAGCGTGGGATTATATCTATTCAAGCGACCTGCTGCGGGCCAGACAGACGGCGGAGACCATCGCCGGGAGGCTGGGCATCCCGCTGGCCGGTCTCGTTCCGGGCATCCGGGAGATGAACGGCGGATTGATTGAAGGAACTACCGAGAGTGAGCGGATCGAGCGCTTCGGCAGCCAGTGGAAGACGATGGAGCTGAAGCTGGAGCTGGAGAGTCAGGAGCTGGCCCGCGAGCGGGGAGTCCGGGCGATTGAAGAGCTTGCTGCGCGCCATCCCGGCAGCAATGTGCTGGTAGTCAGCCATGGGGCTATTTTGCGGAGTACGTTGGCCGGACTTGTGCCTTCCCTTGATGTGAGCGTGCTGCTGAAGAATACCTCCATCACCTGCCTGGTCAAGGATAATGACAGCTGGAGCTGTGAATTGTACAATAGCGCTGAGCATATGGACGGATAG